One window of Papaver somniferum cultivar HN1 chromosome 9, ASM357369v1, whole genome shotgun sequence genomic DNA carries:
- the LOC113309184 gene encoding uncharacterized protein LOC113309184: MLSSLRRSVFQTTRGSSNSTTVSLIRLRRSIFIHDIHSSSSSSFVVNYLINSCGLSEVEAITASKTVNFKTSSNPDSVLDLLENYGFTKPYISKLITWYPKILKSNIQKTLKPKFDFFKSKGLSGTDLAEFFLSCHPIVLKTSLQDKIIPCCDTLKNIVQFDKNVVVIIRRHSWLLTGNVYLRKLMVNIELLKDEGIPQSNVSNFLINQPSALTISSSKFEGIVQQIKGMGFDPSKTTFLRGLQGLIAMTDAT; encoded by the coding sequence ATGTTATCTTCTCTTCGCCGTTCAGTGTTTCAGACAACAAGAGGTAGTAGTAATTCAACAACTGTTTCTCTTATTAGGTTAAGGAGATCTATTTTTATTCACGACatccattcttcatcttcttcttcgtttgtAGTGAATTACTTAATCAATTCATGTGGATTATCTGAGGTTGAAGCTATTACTGCTTCTAAAACTGTCAATTTCAAAACCTCATCAAACCCAGATTCAGTTTTAGACCTACTTGAAAACTACGGATTCACTAAACCTTACATTTCCAAACTCATTACTTGGTATCCAAAAATTCTTAAATCGAATATtcagaaaaccctaaaacccaaattcgattttttcaaaTCTAAAGGACTTTCTGGAACTGACCTTGCCGAGTTCTTCCTCTCTTGCCACCCAATAGTCCTTAAGACGAGCTTACAAGACAAAATTATTCCTTGTTGTGATACCCTGAAAAACATTGTTCAGTTTGACAAGAATGTGGTTGTAATTATCAGACGCCATTCATGGCTTCTTACCGGAAACGTATATCTAAGGAAATTGATGGTCAACATTGAGCTTTTGAAAGATGAAGGCATCCCTCAATCGAATGTTTCAAACTTTCTTATCAACCAACCAAGTGCACTTACAATCAGCTCCAGTAAATTTGAGGGGATTGTGCAACAGATTAAGGGTATGGGTTTTGATCCTTCAAAAACTACATTTCTTCGTGGTCTCCAGGGATTGATAGCCATGACCGATGCGACCTGA
- the LOC113313228 gene encoding uncharacterized protein LOC113313228 → MAIIASSSSLKFANPFPSSLKFSPANSSRSLLLSFSRKATESENNESSSLETTETPTPDTPSTSTEDQDSFENKLAQVRLRYKSGTGKKAELRKGKKSKGTNGSGGGGGNVFLPPVPLKEPVSGGVKVDMGFSRYTERLNGRLAGLGLAALLLVELATGKSVLNYHSPSIVFIQIYFVAAVSAMYVKFEKEKVSIWPR, encoded by the coding sequence ATGGCAATCATAGCATCATCTTCATCCTTGAAATTTGCAAACCCATTTCCATCCTCCCTAAAATTCTCACCAGCAAATTCTTCTAGATCACTACTGCTTTCCTTCTCAAGGAAAGCCACAGAATCTGAAAACAATGAATCCTCCTCATTAGAAACCACTGAAACTCCAACCCCAGACACCCCATCAACCTCAACAGAAGACCAAGACAGTTTTGAGAACAAACTAGCACAAGTAAGACTAAGATACAAAAGTGGAACAGGAAAGAAAGCTGagctaagaaaaggaaagaagtcAAAGGGAAcaaatggtagtggtggtggtggtggtaatgtgtTTTTGCCACCAGTACCATTAAAAGAACCAGTATCTGGTGGGGTGAAAGTGGATATGGGGTTTAGTAGATATACAGAGAGGCTTAATGGAAGGTTAGCTGGTTTAGGATTAGCTGCATTGTTGTTGGTGGAATTGGCTACTGGTAAGAGTGTGTTGAATTATCATAGTCCATCTATTGTTTTTATTCAGATTTATTTTGTTGCTGCTGTTTCTGCAATGTATGTCAAATTTGAAAAGGAGAAAGTTAGTATTTGGCCTAGGTGA
- the LOC113308964 gene encoding mitochondrial inner membrane protease subunit 1-like isoform X1, with the protein MNGLRNLLKYKSIVKEAFDKTFLAGKLFCVLHVTNTYICSPLLGHGPSMLPTLKLTGDWILSEKISIRLGKVRNGDMVTARSPENPKKIVVKRIMGMEGDTVTYIVDPKNSEKCRTITVPKGHVWIQGDNIYSSNDSRHFGSIPYSLVEGKVFFRIWPVDGFGSLGQEV; encoded by the exons ATGAATGGATTAAGGAATCTGTTGAAATACAAGAGCATTGTGAAAGAAGCATTTGATAAGACATTTCTAGCTGGAAAACTGTTTTGCGTTCTTCATGTTACTAACACCTACATCTGCAGTCCTCTTCTT ggacatggTCCTAGTATGCTTCCAACTCTGAAGCTAACAGGTGATTGGATTTTGTCAGAAAAGATATCGATTCGCTTAGGGAAGGTGCGTAATGGAGATATGGTGACTGCACGCTCACCTGAGAATCCAAAAAAGATTGTTGTTAAGCGAATTATGGGTATGGAAGGAGATACTGTTACTTACATTGTCGACCCCAAGAATTCGGAGAAATGTCGAACTATTACG GTGCCGAAAGGACATGTTTGGATCCAGGGAGATAACATATATTCCTCAAATGATTCACGCCATTTTGGTTCTATTCCGTATAGTCTTGTTGAAGGCAAGGTGTTTTTCAGG ATTTGGCCAGTCGATGGCTTTGGATCACTAGGACAAGAAGTCTAG
- the LOC113308964 gene encoding mitochondrial inner membrane protease subunit 1-like isoform X2, with amino-acid sequence MNGLRNLLKYKSIVKEAFDKTFLAGKLFCVLHVTNTYICSPLLGHGPSMLPTLKLTGDWILSEKISIRLGKVRNGDMVTARSPENPKKIVVKRIMGMEGDTVTYIVDPKNSEKCRTITVPKGHVWIQGDNIYSSNDSRHFGSIPYSLVEGKVFFRVVLN; translated from the exons ATGAATGGATTAAGGAATCTGTTGAAATACAAGAGCATTGTGAAAGAAGCATTTGATAAGACATTTCTAGCTGGAAAACTGTTTTGCGTTCTTCATGTTACTAACACCTACATCTGCAGTCCTCTTCTT ggacatggTCCTAGTATGCTTCCAACTCTGAAGCTAACAGGTGATTGGATTTTGTCAGAAAAGATATCGATTCGCTTAGGGAAGGTGCGTAATGGAGATATGGTGACTGCACGCTCACCTGAGAATCCAAAAAAGATTGTTGTTAAGCGAATTATGGGTATGGAAGGAGATACTGTTACTTACATTGTCGACCCCAAGAATTCGGAGAAATGTCGAACTATTACG GTGCCGAAAGGACATGTTTGGATCCAGGGAGATAACATATATTCCTCAAATGATTCACGCCATTTTGGTTCTATTCCGTATAGTCTTGTTGAAGGCAAGGTGTTTTTCAGG GTTGTTTTAAACTGA
- the LOC113311738 gene encoding uncharacterized protein LOC113311738 → MEINNGRKTKIRKDRWIPGMPNPPSPQNDLFRFYEFVEELMIPEAAQWNIQLINSLFDPDTTLKIQTLYINENNEDSMIWMPAKDGIFSVKSTYKMLTYNNREVQVEGRTIDRKVWKTLWSCKAAQRIKIFAWKSIRGLHSTKYKRAMFNSSLEVNCDICGCNEETIEHILFECRHAREVWRGININIDSVRASSNTVSEWVTSWFSVHNQNKEERWLFSLMIGAWIIWKDHCDVVFQGVSLNPCTTIHRIHYHLTSHMHKPHNAALMNSQSSRWKPPLENILKYNIDGSFDLDTNQFGTGIVVCDFAGHCIGTKRTYGNRALNLEAVECMAIHEALLWEKSLNHSRIHIEAGAKLVIQSINVHTLLIQWENRNLIKEIKHLSSKFNLCTFDYVNKDDNQVADALARSPRETTISTEYFSDFDYTICDLLAGD, encoded by the coding sequence ATggaaatcaacaatggtaggaaAACAAAAATCCGGAAAGATAGATGGATTCCTGGTATGCCTAATCCTCCATCTCCTCAAAATGATCTTTTTAGATTCTATGAATTTGTAGAAGAGTTAATGATCCCTGAAGCAGCACAATGGAATATTCAACTCATTAATTCCTTATTTGATCCTGATACTACTCTCAAGATTCAAACACTATACATAAATGAAAATAACGAAGACTCCATGATCTGGATGCCTGCAAAAGATGGAATATTCTCTGTGAAAAGTACCTACAAAATGCTGACTTATAATAATAGAGAAGTTCAGGTAGAGGGAAGAACAATTGATAGAAAAGTTTGGAAAACACTTTGGAGTTGTAAAGCTGCTCAGAGGATTAAGATCTTTGCATGGAAAAGCATAAGAGGCCTACATTCAACTAAGTACAAGAGGGCCATGTTTAACAGTAGCCTTGAAGTCAACTGTGATATTTGTGGCTGCAATGAAGAAACCATTGAGCATATCCTTTTTGAGTGCAGACATGCCAGAGAAGTCTGGAGGGGGATTAATATCAACATAGATTCAGTAAGAGCCAGCAGCAACACAGTTTCAGAATGGGTTACTAGTTGGTTTTCAGTTCACAATCAGAACAAAGAAGAAAGATGGCTTTTTTCACTTATGATTGGAGCATGGATTATATGGAAGGATCATTGTGATGTTGTCTTTCAGGGAGTTTCACTTAACCCTTGCACTACAATACATAGAATACATTATCACCTTACCTCTCATATGCATAAACCTCATAATGCTGCTTTAATGAATTCTCAATCTTCTAGATGGAAACCCCCATTAGAAAATATCTTGAAATACAACATAGATGGCTCTTTCGATTTGGATACTAACCAATTTGGAACTGGTATTGTGGTGTGTGATTTTGCAGGTCACTGCATTGGGACAAAAAGAACATATGGAAATAGAGCATTAAACCTAGAGGCAGTTGAGTGCATGGCTATTCATGAGGCGTTATTATGGGAAAAAAGCTTGAACCACTCAAGGATACATATAGAGGCAGGCGCAAAGCTTGTGATACAATCCATAAATGTTCATACACTTCTCATCCAGTGGGagaatagaaatttaattaaggAGATTAAACATTTAAGTTCTAAGTTTAATTTATGCACTTTTGATTATGTCAATAAAGATGACAATCAGGTGGCTGATGCATTAGCAAGATCACCTAGGGAAACAACAATCTCTACCGAATATTTTAGTGATTTTGATTATACTATATGTGATCTCCTAGCAGGAGATTAA